The Nitrospira lenta DNA window AAAGAAGGCTACCGGACCGTCACGGCCTCGACGGGGTCGGAAGGGCTGGCTCAGGTGCGCAGTGAAAAGCCCGACCTGCTCGTGCTCGACCTGATGCTCCCTGAAATCGACGGGCTCGAGGTCTGCAAACGCCTTCGCTCGGCCCCCGACACCGCCATGCTCCCGATCATTATGCTCACGGCCAAGGCTGAAGAGTCGGACACCATCATCGGCTTGGAGTTAGGCGCCGACGACTATGTGACCAAGCCGTTCAGCCCGAAAACACTGGTCGCGCGAATCAAAGCGCTGTTCCGCCGGCTTGAACGCAAACCGGAAGACGGCCCGACCCGTTTTCTCTACGGCACCCTCGCCCTGGATCTTACCCGCCACGAAGTCACGGTGAAGGGGAAAGAAGTTCCGCTTACGGCGAAAGAATTCGGTCTCTTAGAACATCTGCTCCGCCATCCCGGACGCGTGCTGACGCGCGACGTGCTGCTCAATGCCGTCTGGGGGTACGAGTATTACGGAACGACCCGGACCGTCGACGTCCACATCCGGCGGCTCAAACAAAAGCTTCCGCTGCTGGATGACGCCATTCTTTCCGTGAAGTCGCTCGGTTATAAGCTCAAAGAAGCGGATGGATCGGGATGAGGCTCTCGATCCGCTGGAAGGTGACTCTCGGCAGTCTCCTCGCCGTCACCTGCGGGCTCGCCGTCGCCGGGCTGCTGGCGATGCAATCGCTCGAGCAACAAGAAATCGCGCAACTGAACGACGTGCTGGAGGCCAGGACCAACCTGGTGGAATACAGCCTCCGGCCGGCGTTCGCCGCGCCGCCCTCCCCGGAACAACACACCGCTCTCAGAGACATCGTCCGCCAGTTGGGCACCAGAGCGCTGGCTCGGGTGACCATCGTCACGACCGACGGCACCGTCATCGCAGACAGCGCCGTGGACGATGCCGGGCTTTCCGCCGTGGAGAATCATCTCACACGACCGGAAATCCAGCAGGCGCTGGCAACGGGGGAAGGCCGGGACATTCGTGCCAGCCACACCACCGGCAGCCGCACCATGTATCGTGCGATCCGAACGGAGCTGCGCTACGCTGACGCTCCGCTGGTTCTCCGCCTCGGCCTTCCGATGACGCTGCTGGAGCGGGAGACTGCCCAACTTCAGCGCCACCTGGCCATTGCCCTCGGAGTCGCCTTTCTGATGGCCCTCCTGCTCAGCCTCTGGATGGCCCGCAGCATTACGAAGCCGCTCTCCGACATCGCCGGCGTGGCGCGTCGGCTTTCGGCCGGCGATGCGACGATTCGCATCCAGACCCACTCCCAAGACGAAGTCGGGCTATTGGGCGAAACGTTGAATCACATGACCGATCAGCTCCGCACCAAGATCGACGAACTCTCGGAAGACCGCGCTCAGCTGCTCGCCATGTTGACCTCTATGGTCGAAGGCGTCATGGTCTTGGACTGCCGCGGGCGCATTCTCCAGATCAATCCGGCGCTCGAACGAATGTTCGACGTCCGCCGTGCCGATATTCGCGGGCACATCAGTACGGAGGTGCTGGCCCATCCGGAATTAAACAGCCTCATCACGACGATCCTTGCCAATCGGGCCGGTCAGGAAGCTGAAATTACCCTCACGCCGGGCGGGCGCTGCCTCCATATCGAAGCCTCGGTGGCGGGCTGCGAACGCGAAAGCGAAGCCTGCGCCGTGCTGGTCTTTCACGACATTACCGAACTGCGCCGTCTAGAGAAAATCCGCAAAGATTTCGTCGCCAATGTCTCGCATGAACTGCGCACGCCACTGACGTCGATTAAAGGCTATGTCGAGGCGCTCTTGGATGGAGGGAAAGACGATCCGGACACGGCCGTCAGTTTTCTCACGATCATTCTGAAACAGAGCGACCGGCTCAACCTGATCCTGGAGGATCTGCTGGAGCTATCCAAAATCGAGTCGGGGCGAGTCTCATTCAAAGAAGATCCGCTGGATCTCCGCAGCTTGATCGAACGGACGCTTTCGATGATCAAACCCCTGGCCGATAAAAAGGGGCACCAGCTCGTCTCCCGCATCGACGACCGGCTCCCACCGATTGCCGGGGATGAAGGCCGGCTCGCGCAAGTCCTGACCAACCTCCTCGACAACGCCGTGAAGTACACGCCGGAGAAAGGCACGATTACCGTCACGGCCAGACACGTGCCCGACCAGACGATTGAACTCACCGTGAGCGATACAGGCCTTGGGATACCCGAGCAGGATCGCCCGCGGGTCTTCGAACGCTTCTATCGGGTCGACAAAGCCCGCTCACGCGAAATGGGAGGAACCGGGCTCGGTCTCGCCATCGTGAAACATATTGTGGAAGGGCATGGAGGACAGGTCTGGGTCGACACTCATACACTGCAGGGAAGCCGCTTCGTGGTCCGTCTGCCGCTCACTCGCCAGACGCGACTCTCCGCTCACACGAAAGACGACAAAATCGCATAGACAAGCGCGCCAAGAATTCCGGCCCCCGGCATGGTAAAGATCCAGGCGGAGAGGATCTTGGTCGTGACGCCCCAGCGCACCGCCGAGAGGCGCTTGGTCGCGCCAACCCCGAGAATCGACGACGTAATCGTATGGGTCGTGCTCACCGGCAGACCGAAGTGCGCCGCAAACAACAGCACGCTCGCCGCGCCGGTTTCTGCGGCGAAACCATGCACGGGCTCCAGCTTCACAATGTGCATCCCGAGCGTGCGCATGATCCGCCGGCCTCCGATCATCGTGCCCGCGCCCATCGCCAGCGCGCAGGACACCACGACCCATGTCGGCACATCGGACGACGTCTGCTGGCCGGATGCCACCAGCGCCAGCGTGATAATCCCCATCGCCTTTTGCGCGTCGTTGGCGCCATGGCTGAACGCCATAAAACTCGCCGACAGCAACTGCAACCGGCTGAAGACTTTCTGCGCCACGCCCCGCGGCACCTTGAAGAACGACCAGCTGACCGCCACCATAATCAACAGTCCCATCAAGAACCCGAACAGCGGAGAGAAAATCATCGCCTCGAGCACCGCCCGCAGCCCTTTGAACTGCACCACGGACCAGCCTCCGTGCGCCGCGGCCGATCCGACCAGCGCGCCGATCAACGCATGCGACGAACTCGTCGGCAAGCCCAGGATCAGGGTGACGAGATTCCACAGAATCGCGCCGGCCAGCGCCGCCGCCACCACCACGCTGGTGATGGCCTCGGGAAAGACGATTCCACCGCCGATCATCTTCGCCACGGCCGTGGAGAAAAACGCGCCGGCCACATTCAGCACGCCAGCCCACATCACGGCCGCCAAGGGGCTCATCACCCGGGTCGACACCACCGTCGCCACCGCGTTCGCGCAATCGTGCCACCCGTTCGAAAAATCGAACAGCAGCGCCAGCACAACGGTCACTAAGAGCATTCCGGTTAAATCAGGCATGATCCTTCAGGGAACGATTGGAAACGCGCGCGTCAGTTATGTTTCAAGACGATCCGCTCAAGAATATTGGCCACGTCCTCGCACCGATCGGTCCCCGCCTCGAACGTCTCGTAAATTTCTTTCCACTTAATGACGGCGATCGGATCGGTCTCTTTTTCAAACAGGCCGGAAATCGCGTCGCGCGACACGCGATCGGCTTCATTCTCCAGGCTGTTCACTTTCACACTGCATTCGTTGATCTGCGCATGCGACATCCCCACACGATCGACCGCTTGGCCGACCGCCACCGACGCCTGATAGAGAATGTCGGCCAGGCGAATCGCCGCCTCAGTCGGCTTGGTAATTTTATAGATGACGAACCGGTCGGCCACGGCTTCCACGGCATCGAGAATATCGTCCAGGGCGCTCGCCAGGTCGTGAATGTCTTCACGATCGATGGGCGTAATGAAGGTCTGATTGAGCTTGGTTGCGATGTCGTGCGTGATGCCATCGCCGATATGCTCGACATCTTTAATGTGCTTGGCCTGCGCCGCAAGATCGCCGAATTGGTCCATCATGTTCTTCAGCAGGCGGCTGCCCTCGATCATATTGTGAGCAGCCTTTTTGAACATGTCGAAAAAGGCGTCTTCTTTTGGCATGAGACTAAACATCGCAGTCCGCGCTCCTGAATGGTGAATGGCTGTCCGCTGCTCTGTCCGCGAGCGACGCGACACCCGCATGACCGACCGGCGCCGTTTTCCCGGCTACCACCGCAGTAATCCTGTCGCCCAGGTCAAACCTCCCCCGAAGCTTCCCAGCAGCACTATATCATCCGCGCGAATTTCCCCGGACCGGACCGCCGCATCGAGCGCAATCGGCACGGAAGCCGACGAGGTATTCCCGTAGCGATCGATCACTGACGTCAGACAGTCGGCCGGAATGCCTAGCCGGTCCGCCACATTCGAGAGAATCCGGCCGTTGGCCTGATGGAGCACGACCTGACTGAGCTCCTCGATCCGCACGCCGAATTCTTTCAACGTGCCCTGCACCGCCTGCTCGACCCGCCTCACGGCAATGCGAAAGAGCGACGCGCCCCGCATCCGCAACGCATGATCGTGCCGCGCCACGGTCTCCGCCGACGCCGGGACCCGCGATCCCCCGGCGGGCACGCGGATCAGATCATGTTTCGCCCCATCGGAATAGAGCCGAATCCCGAGCACTCCGCGCGGGGTCGTACGCAGATCTTCCTCACCCCGCACCACGACGGCCCCGGCCCCATCGCCGAAGAGGACCGCCGTCGCCGCATCGGTGGGATCCAAAAATCTCGACTTCACTTCAGCCGCCACGACCAGGCAGGTGGTCGCCTGCCCGCTCAGGATCATGGCATTGGCCATCGACAACCCGTAGAGGAACCCCGAACAAGACGCCGACACATCGAATGCGGCCACTCCGCGACAACCTAAGCCTCGCTGCACAAAGCAGGCGGTCGAGGGGAACGCCATATCCGGCGAGGTGGTCGACAGGATAATCGCATCTATCTCACCCGCTGAGCACCCGGCGGCCTGAAGCGCGTGCCGGCTCGCCTCCATCGCCAAATCAGAAGACGCTTGGCCCTCAGCCGCCCACCGCCGCTCGCGGATGCCGGTCAGTCGCTCGATCGTGGCCGAGGATAGTCCAAGCGGCTCCCCGGCTTCATGATTCGTAACGATTCGCTCGGGAAGATAACTCCCGGTTCCGATGACACGCATTCGTTTCATGGCAATCGATACATCTCAGCCAGGCGACCTGTCCGTATTAGCTCCATTTGATGCGCGGCGGATTATAGGGGGCAGCGGAGAGCCGGTCAACCAATCAGGCTTGTCATTGCTTTTAGGCCTGGTTCTTGTTATCAATTTAACTATCTATGAAGGGAATCGACCAGTTGCCACGCCTACTGAAGCACCTTCTGCATCATCGGGCTCCTGTCCTGACAAGCAGTCTGCTGCTCATCGTTCTGTTCGCCGTCGGGTGCTCAAGCACACCCAAGGATACAACTGTGGCAGGGAACAAGGCTGTCGGGGGCACCGATGAGCAGATTTTCCTCGGCGACACTATCGAGAAGAACTACGACCCGAATGTCATTATGAAGCGGGGCGAGGCCTTTTTCGAAAAAGAAGAATACGCCGAAGCCCTCGTTGAATATAACCACTTCCTCGATCTTCATAAGAACCACGTGCTCGCGCCCTATGCGGCCTTCCGAATCGGCGAGGCCCACTTTAAAATGGCCAAATCGATCGATCGGGATCCCGAACCGATGACCAAAGCCATCGCGGCGCTCGAACGCATGCGCAAGGACTTTCCTGGCAGCCGCTATGATGCTCAAGCCCAACAAAAGATCCAGGAATGCCACGAGTGGCTCGCGCAGATGCACCTCTTCGTCGGACAGTTCTACTATCGCCGCGAGTCCTACCTGGCGGCCGCGCATCGGTTCGAACAGATCATCAAGATCTATCCGGATAAACCCGTGGCCCCTGACGCGCTCTATTTCCTGGCCATGAGTTATCATCAATTGGGCGCGGACGATTGGGCCACTGACAACTTGACCTTGTTGGCAGAGAAATATCCGACCAGCAAAGTGGCCGCCGACGGAAGGGCATTGTTGGCCACACTCGGCGCCAAGAAATCAGACACGCTGATCGCCAAAGACTCAAGCGCCACGCCTTTTTCGGATACGCGTTCCTATACCCCTTCCAGCAACAGCCCCGATCTTTCCACCATCCCCAATGCAGCCTCCTCATTCAGCGCGAATGCGCTGGGCCAATCCTTCACCGCCTGCCGCCTCGGCGCCTGGTGCTGATCTACAGCGACCCGACAAACATCTTCATGTTTAGTAATCGCTAGCGGTTCTTGGCGGATCGAACGACGAGAACAGCGAAGGCAATTGCGGGATGTTTAAAGCAATCTGTCGGCTAGGCCGCAGGTGAGGACAGGACCGAGGCGTACCCTCTGGGGTACGTTAATGGACTGAATGAGCCGAGAGCGACGCTGGAAGTCGTTTTCACCGTGCCGCTATTGATTGAGGTACCAGCCGATGCCGTACCGCTCAAGAAAGCTGGTGATCATCGTGAGTGAATTGGCGTAGATCATGACGCCCACGACAATGAGCAGCACGCCGCTCACCGTTGAGACACCCCAGAGATAGGCCCGCACCTCTTTAAAATACGCCAGGAACCGATCAACTCCCAGCGCCGTGAGAAACAGCGGCAAACCCAATCCCAGCGAATAGCAGGCCAATAAGACCACCCCGTTCCACAGCGAATCGGTCGTGCTGGCGTACAGGAGAATCGTGCCCAACACCGGGCCAACGCAGGGGGTCCATCCGGCGGCAAACGCGACGCCGATGAAGAACGACCCTAAATACCCGGCCGGACGATTGCGGAACTGATACCGGTGTTCCACCTTCAAGAAGTTGAGATTCAGAATGCCAAGCAGGTAGAGGCCGAACACGATGATCATCACGCCGCCGATGCGGCGGATGTGATCCTGGTAGGTGATCAGGATTTGTCCGAGAAAGCTGGCAGAGGCGCCGAACGCGATGAACACCGTCGAAAATCCGCCGATGAACAAGAGCGCATTGAGAATGATGGCCGATTTGAACTTGTTCCGTTCGCTGGCATCCGTCAGTTGTTCGATCGAGAGCCCGGTGATGTAGGAAATATACGACGGCACCAGCGGCAACACGCACGGCGACACGAAGGACAACAGGCCGGCTGTAAATGCGGCGAGCAGCGAAATCTGTGGAATGGATTGCATCATCGTCAGGATTTCATGAGGGCCTGAATCAATGCGCGCGCATCAGGACCTCCCCAATCACGGGCGCCCGGCACCTTCTGCCGGACAATGCCGTTTCGATCAACCATGAATGTCATGGGCAGGCTTCGGGCCCCATACATCAGCCCGATACGGTACTCGGCATCGTGCAGGATCGGAAAGGTGAACCCCATCTCCTGTTGAAAAGGCCGGGTCACCGCCGCGCCCTGCGGATCGGTGGAAACCGCCAAAATCTCAAAGTCTTTTCGCGAGTAACTCCGGTACAGCTGCTCCATCG harbors:
- a CDS encoding cytochrome c biogenesis CcdA family protein → MMQSIPQISLLAAFTAGLLSFVSPCVLPLVPSYISYITGLSIEQLTDASERNKFKSAIILNALLFIGGFSTVFIAFGASASFLGQILITYQDHIRRIGGVMIIVFGLYLLGILNLNFLKVEHRYQFRNRPAGYLGSFFIGVAFAAGWTPCVGPVLGTILLYASTTDSLWNGVVLLACYSLGLGLPLFLTALGVDRFLAYFKEVRAYLWGVSTVSGVLLIVVGVMIYANSLTMITSFLERYGIGWYLNQ
- a CDS encoding peroxiredoxin family protein, with amino-acid sequence MKQLVVAVLLSGLGLLSAAAGVLAWTRGEAGPRSLPLALPMADRGVVKVGDEAPNFQLRDLNGNVVSLAQLRGKVVLVNFWATWCGPCRIEMPAMEQLYRSYSRKDFEILAVSTDPQGAAVTRPFQQEMGFTFPILHDAEYRIGLMYGARSLPMTFMVDRNGIVRQKVPGARDWGGPDARALIQALMKS
- a CDS encoding inorganic phosphate transporter; its protein translation is MPDLTGMLLVTVVLALLFDFSNGWHDCANAVATVVSTRVMSPLAAVMWAGVLNVAGAFFSTAVAKMIGGGIVFPEAITSVVVAAALAGAILWNLVTLILGLPTSSSHALIGALVGSAAAHGGWSVVQFKGLRAVLEAMIFSPLFGFLMGLLIMVAVSWSFFKVPRGVAQKVFSRLQLLSASFMAFSHGANDAQKAMGIITLALVASGQQTSSDVPTWVVVSCALAMGAGTMIGGRRIMRTLGMHIVKLEPVHGFAAETGAASVLLFAAHFGLPVSTTHTITSSILGVGATKRLSAVRWGVTTKILSAWIFTMPGAGILGALVYAILSSFV
- a CDS encoding outer membrane protein assembly factor BamD; the encoded protein is MAGNKAVGGTDEQIFLGDTIEKNYDPNVIMKRGEAFFEKEEYAEALVEYNHFLDLHKNHVLAPYAAFRIGEAHFKMAKSIDRDPEPMTKAIAALERMRKDFPGSRYDAQAQQKIQECHEWLAQMHLFVGQFYYRRESYLAAAHRFEQIIKIYPDKPVAPDALYFLAMSYHQLGADDWATDNLTLLAEKYPTSKVAADGRALLATLGAKKSDTLIAKDSSATPFSDTRSYTPSSNSPDLSTIPNAASSFSANALGQSFTACRLGAWC
- a CDS encoding 3-oxoacyl-ACP synthase III family protein, which encodes MKRMRVIGTGSYLPERIVTNHEAGEPLGLSSATIERLTGIRERRWAAEGQASSDLAMEASRHALQAAGCSAGEIDAIILSTTSPDMAFPSTACFVQRGLGCRGVAAFDVSASCSGFLYGLSMANAMILSGQATTCLVVAAEVKSRFLDPTDAATAVLFGDGAGAVVVRGEEDLRTTPRGVLGIRLYSDGAKHDLIRVPAGGSRVPASAETVARHDHALRMRGASLFRIAVRRVEQAVQGTLKEFGVRIEELSQVVLHQANGRILSNVADRLGIPADCLTSVIDRYGNTSSASVPIALDAAVRSGEIRADDIVLLGSFGGGLTWATGLLRW
- the pnpS gene encoding two-component system histidine kinase PnpS, with amino-acid sequence MRLSIRWKVTLGSLLAVTCGLAVAGLLAMQSLEQQEIAQLNDVLEARTNLVEYSLRPAFAAPPSPEQHTALRDIVRQLGTRALARVTIVTTDGTVIADSAVDDAGLSAVENHLTRPEIQQALATGEGRDIRASHTTGSRTMYRAIRTELRYADAPLVLRLGLPMTLLERETAQLQRHLAIALGVAFLMALLLSLWMARSITKPLSDIAGVARRLSAGDATIRIQTHSQDEVGLLGETLNHMTDQLRTKIDELSEDRAQLLAMLTSMVEGVMVLDCRGRILQINPALERMFDVRRADIRGHISTEVLAHPELNSLITTILANRAGQEAEITLTPGGRCLHIEASVAGCERESEACAVLVFHDITELRRLEKIRKDFVANVSHELRTPLTSIKGYVEALLDGGKDDPDTAVSFLTIILKQSDRLNLILEDLLELSKIESGRVSFKEDPLDLRSLIERTLSMIKPLADKKGHQLVSRIDDRLPPIAGDEGRLAQVLTNLLDNAVKYTPEKGTITVTARHVPDQTIELTVSDTGLGIPEQDRPRVFERFYRVDKARSREMGGTGLGLAIVKHIVEGHGGQVWVDTHTLQGSRFVVRLPLTRQTRLSAHTKDDKIA
- a CDS encoding response regulator; the protein is MSSSSAKKILIVEDEKDILQLVKLYLEKEGYRTVTASTGSEGLAQVRSEKPDLLVLDLMLPEIDGLEVCKRLRSAPDTAMLPIIMLTAKAEESDTIIGLELGADDYVTKPFSPKTLVARIKALFRRLERKPEDGPTRFLYGTLALDLTRHEVTVKGKEVPLTAKEFGLLEHLLRHPGRVLTRDVLLNAVWGYEYYGTTRTVDVHIRRLKQKLPLLDDAILSVKSLGYKLKEADGSG
- a CDS encoding DUF47 domain-containing protein, yielding MFSLMPKEDAFFDMFKKAAHNMIEGSRLLKNMMDQFGDLAAQAKHIKDVEHIGDGITHDIATKLNQTFITPIDREDIHDLASALDDILDAVEAVADRFVIYKITKPTEAAIRLADILYQASVAVGQAVDRVGMSHAQINECSVKVNSLENEADRVSRDAISGLFEKETDPIAVIKWKEIYETFEAGTDRCEDVANILERIVLKHN